A stretch of Patescibacteria group bacterium DNA encodes these proteins:
- the tpiA gene encoding triose-phosphate isomerase: MIKPLLIANWKMNKTLVETVAFINIFKKQAIPNDRAVVICPPFTLLASFKDQGLKYGAQTMHWEDKGAYTGEISPSMLKEFGCSYVIIGHSERRQYNNETDETVLKKIQAAWQYNLIPVVCISELKQVPVLSDYKDLVIAYEPLWAIGTGKTATPEHAQQIHSEIRKIVGANTRIIYGGSVNSSNAGALMSQPDVNGLLVGGASLDAGEFGKIINY, translated from the coding sequence ATGATTAAACCATTGTTAATCGCCAATTGGAAGATGAATAAAACCCTGGTTGAGACAGTTGCATTCATTAATATTTTCAAAAAACAGGCAATACCAAATGATCGAGCTGTAGTAATTTGTCCACCCTTTACTTTATTAGCCAGTTTCAAAGACCAAGGCTTGAAATATGGGGCACAAACTATGCATTGGGAAGATAAGGGTGCCTATACCGGCGAAATATCACCGAGTATGCTAAAAGAATTTGGGTGTTCATATGTAATTATCGGTCATTCAGAACGAAGACAATATAATAATGAAACTGATGAAACTGTCTTGAAAAAAATCCAAGCCGCCTGGCAATACAACCTAATTCCGGTAGTTTGTATCAGCGAACTGAAACAAGTACCAGTGTTGTCTGATTATAAAGATCTGGTGATAGCTTATGAACCACTCTGGGCGATTGGCACCGGTAAAACTGCTACTCCAGAACATGCCCAACAAATACATAGCGAGATTCGTAAAATCGTCGGTGCTAATACCAGAATTATTTATGGTGGCTCGGTCAATTCTAGCAATGCCGGGGCGCTAATGTCTCAACCAGATGTTAATGGTTTATTGGTGGGTGGAGCCAGTTTGGATGCAGGCGAGTTTGGGAAGATAATCAATTATTAA
- a CDS encoding STAS-like domain-containing protein, which translates to MIHIKLFTRVGEFAENKDIAADIRLNELIPALEKNQKIILDFEKVEGATQSFIHALISDLLRKYGNDVLDKIQFKACNNTVKSIISMVVDYMQESN; encoded by the coding sequence ATGATTCATATAAAATTATTCACCCGGGTTGGGGAGTTTGCTGAAAATAAAGATATTGCGGCCGATATCAGATTAAATGAACTTATTCCGGCCTTAGAAAAAAATCAAAAGATAATATTAGATTTTGAAAAGGTTGAGGGAGCGACACAATCGTTCATCCATGCCCTCATTAGCGATCTATTGAGAAAATATGGCAATGATGTATTAGATAAAATTCAATTCAAAGCCTGTAATAATACTGTAAAAAGCATCATTTCTATGGTTGTAGATTATATGCAGGAAAGCAATTAA
- the ftsH gene encoding ATP-dependent zinc metalloprotease FtsH, whose protein sequence is MPALPHPARGPQLFRQFIIVVLVVVVIGSIFSLINQPNDKTESISLSTLVEQVKVGAVKKIEVKGDQTLVATLQDDTTVTTDKEATQPLTELLQQSGVTAEQLKNVEIKISTDSSLMYWVSILAPGLISLLIVGLLLWFMFRQVQGVNNRAMMFGRVTEPDQKNEKKHQVRFKDVAGGSEAKEELTEVVDFLKHPQKYSKLGAKVPKGVLLVGAPGTGKTLLARAVAGEANVPFYHISGSEFVEMFVGVGASRVRDLFKRAKQTAPSIVFVDEIDAVGRQRGTGLGGSHDEREQTLNQILVEMDGFDNDTKVIVIAATNRPDVLDPALLRPGRFDRHVTLDLPDIKDRNAILDVHAKNKPMAEDVKLEVIAQRTPGFSGADLANVLNEAAILAARLDKKTVSMANCIEAIEKVMLGPERKSSVMDEHEKKITAYHEAGHAIVAHFSEAADPVHKVSIISRGRAGGYTLKLPERDKHLHNKAEFIADLAVMLGGRVAEEEFFGEITTGASSDLEKATSLARQLATRYGMSPDLGPRTFGRKEDMVFLGRDFNERPDYSEETARQIDNAVNKFITQAHKDAQTLIRAHKDKIEQVVVVLIDKETLERDAFEAIMKA, encoded by the coding sequence ATGCCAGCTTTGCCACACCCAGCACGTGGGCCCCAACTGTTTCGTCAGTTCATCATTGTTGTATTGGTCGTAGTTGTGATTGGTAGTATCTTCAGTTTAATCAATCAGCCCAATGATAAAACTGAAAGTATCTCACTTAGTACTTTAGTAGAACAAGTAAAAGTTGGTGCCGTAAAGAAAATTGAAGTGAAAGGTGACCAAACTTTAGTAGCCACGCTGCAAGATGATACGACTGTCACAACCGATAAGGAAGCCACGCAACCATTAACAGAATTATTACAACAATCCGGTGTTACGGCCGAACAATTAAAAAATGTTGAGATTAAAATCAGCACTGACAGTAGTTTGATGTACTGGGTGTCAATCTTGGCACCGGGTTTGATTAGTTTGTTAATTGTTGGATTATTACTCTGGTTTATGTTTCGCCAAGTGCAGGGGGTAAATAATCGCGCCATGATGTTTGGGCGAGTGACGGAACCCGATCAAAAAAATGAAAAAAAACATCAAGTTAGATTCAAAGATGTAGCTGGTGGATCTGAGGCCAAAGAAGAATTAACCGAAGTGGTTGATTTCTTAAAACATCCGCAGAAATATAGTAAGTTGGGTGCTAAGGTACCAAAAGGCGTGTTGTTGGTGGGTGCTCCAGGCACAGGTAAAACCTTGTTGGCGCGCGCTGTCGCCGGCGAAGCTAACGTGCCGTTTTATCACATTTCTGGTTCTGAATTTGTGGAAATGTTCGTTGGGGTGGGTGCTTCACGCGTGCGTGATTTGTTTAAACGTGCCAAGCAAACGGCGCCCTCAATTGTATTTGTTGATGAAATTGATGCAGTTGGTCGACAACGTGGCACTGGTTTAGGTGGTTCACATGATGAGCGCGAACAGACTTTAAACCAGATCTTAGTCGAGATGGATGGTTTTGATAATGACACTAAAGTGATTGTCATTGCCGCTACCAATCGTCCTGATGTGTTAGATCCAGCTTTACTGCGCCCGGGTCGGTTTGATCGTCATGTCACACTGGATTTGCCGGATATTAAAGATCGTAATGCCATTTTAGATGTGCATGCGAAAAATAAGCCGATGGCGGAAGATGTGAAGTTAGAAGTGATTGCGCAGCGTACCCCAGGTTTTTCTGGAGCTGATTTAGCTAATGTCTTAAATGAAGCAGCTATACTGGCGGCACGTCTTGATAAAAAAACCGTGTCGATGGCTAACTGTATTGAAGCGATTGAAAAAGTCATGCTTGGGCCTGAACGCAAATCATCAGTGATGGATGAGCATGAGAAGAAAATCACGGCTTATCATGAAGCTGGCCATGCGATTGTGGCACATTTTTCTGAAGCAGCTGATCCGGTGCATAAAGTGTCGATCATTTCTCGTGGTCGAGCCGGTGGTTATACTTTAAAATTACCGGAGCGTGATAAACATCTGCATAACAAAGCAGAATTTATCGCAGATTTAGCAGTGATGTTAGGTGGGCGAGTAGCTGAAGAAGAGTTCTTTGGTGAAATTACTACCGGAGCCAGTTCTGATCTGGAAAAAGCCACATCTTTAGCACGACAATTAGCCACTCGTTATGGTATGAGCCCAGATTTAGGCCCACGCACCTTTGGTCGAAAGGAAGACATGGTGTTCTTAGGTCGTGATTTTAATGAACGTCCCGATTATTCCGAAGAAACTGCTCGTCAAATTGATAACGCCGTTAATAAGTTTATTACCCAAGCGCACAAAGACGCGCAAACCTTGATTCGAGCCCATAAAGACAAGATCGAACAAGTGGTGGTTGTGCTCATAGACAAAGAGACATTGGAAAGAGATGCGTTTGAGGCTATAATGAAGGCATGA
- the gyrA gene encoding DNA gyrase subunit A, which translates to MTDYKDKVIQQPIDKEMETSYLNYAMSVIVARALPDVRDGLKPVHRRILYAMLTIGLRSSAKFRKSATVVGEVLGKYHPHGDTAVYDTMVRLAQEFSMRYPLVHGQGNFGSIDGDSAAAMRYTEAKLHKIAEELLQDIEKDTIDFRPNYDGSHDEPTVLPAKLPNLLLNGTVGIAVGMATSIPPHNLTELCAGIMHLIDHPEADVDDLMEFIKGPDLPTGGVIYDVQAIKTAYATGRGGVVMRGKANIEDDTIIITELPYQVNKATLVEKIAFLVKEKKLEGIRDLRDESDRTGIRVVIELKRDAYPKKVLNRIYKLTQLQETFHFNMVALIDGLQPRVLTLKMLLEEYIKHREVVVKRRTQYDLTKAEDRAHILEGLVMALEKIDAIIKTIKKSKNKDEAKTNLIKQFRFTEIQTLAILEMKLQQLANLERIQVEEELAEKKKLIKELKTILSTRKNILTVIKAEITELVEKYGDDRRTDIVRQAVGSFSQEDLIPKEAAIIMITRDGYIKRLAEDTFKQQHRGGKGIIGLTAKEEDSVEQLFSTNTHANILFFTSRGRVFQLRAYEIPAASRTSKGQAVVNFLQLGPEEKVTSALSCDDLKASGTKFLVMVTTAGTMKKTKLDAFDNVRRSGLIAITLKGKDALEWVKPSTGNDQIILVTNNGQSIRFKESDVREMGRTAAGVRGMKLKSNDAVVGMDIVTQSALKNAELCVVMRHGYGKRTDLKSYKVQNRGGSGIKTAKITDKTGKIVLGFVVTEAQATSDLLIISQQGQVIRLPLKSVPIISRDTQGVRLMRFKVQNDQVASVAHL; encoded by the coding sequence ATGACCGACTATAAAGACAAAGTCATACAACAACCGATTGATAAAGAGATGGAAACATCTTATTTAAATTACGCCATGAGCGTAATTGTGGCACGGGCTTTACCCGATGTCCGGGATGGTTTAAAACCGGTACATCGCCGGATTTTGTATGCCATGTTAACCATTGGTTTACGCTCGAGTGCTAAATTTCGTAAATCTGCCACTGTAGTTGGTGAAGTGCTCGGTAAATATCATCCGCATGGTGATACGGCTGTCTATGATACTATGGTTCGTTTAGCCCAAGAATTTTCCATGCGCTATCCCTTGGTGCACGGCCAAGGTAACTTTGGTTCGATTGATGGTGACTCAGCCGCGGCCATGCGTTATACCGAAGCCAAACTACATAAAATTGCCGAAGAATTATTGCAGGATATTGAAAAAGATACTATAGATTTTAGACCCAACTACGATGGTTCACACGATGAACCGACCGTTTTACCGGCTAAATTACCGAATCTTTTACTCAACGGTACGGTTGGTATCGCGGTTGGTATGGCCACCAGTATTCCGCCTCATAATCTCACTGAATTGTGTGCCGGTATTATGCATTTAATCGATCATCCTGAGGCCGATGTTGACGATTTAATGGAGTTTATTAAAGGCCCGGATTTGCCGACGGGTGGCGTGATCTATGATGTTCAGGCCATTAAAACGGCTTATGCCACTGGCCGCGGCGGTGTGGTGATGCGCGGCAAAGCTAATATTGAAGATGACACCATTATTATCACTGAGCTCCCCTATCAAGTAAATAAAGCCACCTTAGTAGAAAAAATTGCTTTCTTGGTTAAAGAAAAAAAATTGGAGGGCATTCGTGATTTGCGTGATGAATCTGATCGCACTGGTATTCGAGTGGTGATTGAATTGAAACGTGATGCTTATCCGAAAAAAGTCTTGAATCGCATCTATAAATTGACTCAGCTGCAAGAAACTTTCCACTTTAACATGGTGGCTTTGATTGATGGTTTACAACCACGTGTCCTGACTTTGAAAATGTTGTTGGAGGAATATATTAAACATCGTGAAGTGGTGGTGAAACGCCGCACCCAATATGATTTAACTAAAGCGGAAGATCGCGCGCATATTTTGGAAGGTTTGGTGATGGCTTTAGAAAAAATTGATGCCATTATTAAGACCATTAAGAAATCTAAAAATAAAGACGAAGCCAAAACCAACTTGATTAAGCAATTTCGTTTCACCGAAATACAGACCTTAGCGATTTTGGAAATGAAGCTACAACAATTGGCAAACTTAGAAAGAATCCAAGTTGAAGAAGAACTAGCTGAAAAGAAAAAACTGATCAAAGAACTTAAAACTATTCTATCAACTAGAAAAAATATTTTAACTGTGATCAAGGCTGAAATTACTGAATTAGTTGAAAAATATGGTGATGATCGCCGCACTGATATTGTCCGCCAAGCCGTTGGTTCGTTTAGTCAGGAAGATCTGATTCCAAAAGAAGCGGCCATTATCATGATTACGCGCGATGGTTATATTAAACGTTTAGCGGAAGATACCTTTAAACAACAACACCGTGGTGGTAAAGGTATTATCGGTTTGACCGCTAAAGAGGAGGATAGTGTTGAACAATTATTTTCCACCAATACTCATGCCAATATATTATTCTTTACCTCCCGTGGCCGCGTCTTCCAATTGAGAGCCTATGAAATTCCTGCCGCCTCGCGCACGTCTAAAGGCCAAGCGGTGGTTAATTTCTTACAATTAGGGCCTGAAGAAAAAGTTACCTCAGCCTTAAGTTGTGATGATCTAAAAGCTTCGGGTACAAAATTTTTGGTTATGGTCACTACCGCTGGTACCATGAAAAAAACCAAATTAGATGCTTTCGATAATGTCCGCCGCAGTGGTTTAATTGCTATAACTCTAAAGGGTAAAGATGCTCTAGAATGGGTTAAACCTTCAACTGGAAATGATCAAATTATTTTAGTGACAAATAACGGCCAATCGATTCGCTTCAAGGAAAGTGATGTGCGGGAAATGGGTCGCACTGCGGCCGGTGTGCGTGGTATGAAACTTAAATCAAATGATGCTGTAGTGGGAATGGATATTGTCACCCAATCGGCTCTAAAGAATGCTGAACTGTGTGTCGTGATGCGCCATGGTTATGGTAAACGCACCGACTTGAAATCATATAAAGTACAAAACCGTGGCGGTTCCGGTATTAAAACTGCCAAAATCACCGATAAAACTGGTAAGATTGTGTTAGGTTTTGTTGTTACAGAAGCCCAAGCCACGAGTGATTTATTAATTATCTCCCAACAAGGTCAGGTAATTCGTTTACCATTGAAGAGTGTTCCAATCATTAGTCGTGATACCCAAGGTGTGCGTCTAATGCGCTTCAAAGTCCAGAACGATCAAGTCGCCAGCGTGGCACATTTATAA
- a CDS encoding MBL fold metallo-hydrolase: MHIQWNGLSSFRIQTNNSVLVTNPFADSVGVAMPKLKADIVLISDTKNDLCNNTKRLSGDSITIIGPGEYEIKQTFIYGIAANNTSTVYVIEDEGIHVGFLGALDSGLTNDQLETLEGVDILLLPVSTLPKDQLSVIVSQVEPRVVIPYLYQQPHVKVKLEPLQTFLKELGVKTTTAIEKYSIKEKDLPQDDTTTVILTPTTA; encoded by the coding sequence ATGCATATTCAATGGAACGGTCTGAGCAGCTTTCGCATCCAGACAAACAATTCTGTCCTGGTCACAAATCCGTTTGCTGATAGTGTTGGTGTAGCGATGCCAAAATTGAAAGCTGATATTGTTCTAATATCTGATACTAAGAATGATTTATGTAATAATACCAAACGTTTATCGGGTGATAGTATCACTATTATTGGTCCAGGTGAGTATGAAATTAAACAGACTTTTATTTATGGTATTGCGGCCAATAACACCTCAACTGTGTATGTCATTGAAGATGAAGGCATTCATGTTGGTTTTCTGGGTGCACTAGATAGTGGTCTAACCAATGATCAATTAGAAACCCTAGAAGGAGTGGATATTTTATTACTGCCAGTGAGCACGCTACCTAAAGACCAATTATCAGTGATTGTCAGCCAAGTTGAACCACGCGTTGTTATTCCCTATCTTTACCAACAACCCCACGTAAAAGTTAAGCTCGAGCCACTACAAACATTTTTGAAAGAATTGGGTGTTAAAACCACCACCGCTATTGAAAAATACAGTATTAAAGAAAAAGATCTCCCACAAGATGACACTACTACTGTGATCTTAACCCCCACTACCGCCTAA
- a CDS encoding S1 RNA-binding domain-containing protein yields the protein MASTQADKQPDNSLMAQLLDGKIAVVLPNEGDTVDGIVLSTAKNEVCIDINGLVVGVVRGPELFDESGDFSNLQVGTQVTATVLEMENENGDVELSFRHAGHKKAWEKLQALLGTNEVVDAVIVDANKGGLLVRVGRVAGFLPVSQLSVEHYPRVEGGNKAKILERLQTYVNDHFRVKVIDVDENDEKLIVSEKMAKAEQQQEKISQYKVGDSVTGKITGVVDFGAFVEFGDNLEGLVHISEIAWQRIDNPKEYVKVGDTVSAQIIAIDNGKISLSIRNLIKDPWLDVVQRYKIGDVVKGKVLKLNPFGAFIELDSDIHGLAHISELSYRKLNSPAEVVNINDVYDFKIISVEPGKHRLGLSYKSLHEKKPVDEDKSDKIDKPDQIVKE from the coding sequence ATGGCCTCAACTCAAGCAGACAAACAACCAGACAATAGTTTAATGGCGCAGTTATTAGACGGTAAAATCGCCGTTGTATTGCCCAATGAAGGTGACACGGTCGATGGTATCGTGCTCAGTACCGCTAAAAATGAAGTTTGTATAGACATCAATGGTTTGGTGGTCGGTGTTGTACGCGGCCCTGAATTATTCGATGAATCTGGAGATTTTTCAAATTTACAAGTCGGCACACAAGTGACCGCGACGGTTTTGGAAATGGAAAATGAGAATGGTGATGTGGAATTATCATTTCGTCATGCCGGTCACAAAAAAGCTTGGGAAAAATTACAGGCGTTGTTGGGCACTAATGAAGTGGTCGATGCCGTTATTGTTGATGCCAATAAAGGTGGCTTGTTAGTGCGGGTTGGTCGAGTAGCTGGGTTCTTACCAGTGTCTCAATTATCGGTTGAACATTATCCCCGTGTAGAAGGTGGTAATAAAGCCAAAATTCTGGAACGCTTACAGACATACGTTAATGATCATTTTCGTGTGAAAGTGATTGATGTTGATGAAAATGATGAAAAGTTGATTGTGTCAGAAAAGATGGCTAAAGCTGAGCAACAGCAAGAAAAAATCTCCCAATATAAAGTGGGTGATAGTGTCACTGGTAAAATTACTGGTGTGGTCGATTTCGGCGCCTTTGTAGAATTTGGTGATAATTTAGAAGGTCTGGTACATATTTCTGAAATTGCCTGGCAGCGCATTGATAATCCGAAAGAGTACGTTAAGGTGGGCGATACTGTTTCGGCTCAAATTATTGCGATCGATAATGGTAAGATTTCACTCAGTATTCGTAATTTAATTAAAGATCCATGGCTGGATGTAGTACAACGCTATAAGATTGGCGATGTCGTGAAAGGTAAGGTACTGAAATTAAATCCGTTTGGTGCCTTTATCGAATTAGATTCAGACATTCATGGTTTGGCCCACATCTCAGAATTATCCTACCGCAAATTAAACTCTCCAGCTGAGGTAGTGAATATTAATGACGTGTACGATTTCAAAATCATCTCGGTTGAGCCAGGTAAACATCGTCTCGGTTTATCGTATAAATCTTTGCACGAAAAAAAACCAGTTGACGAAGACAAGTCAGATAAGATAGACAAACCAGATCAAATAGTTAAAGAATAA